A portion of the Edaphobacter lichenicola genome contains these proteins:
- a CDS encoding BON domain-containing protein yields the protein MTTAKIRKAIIADKTLSMYAHNVKIITLDGQVTLKGPVKSEEEKQQVASDVSALISADKLTNQLTVKQ from the coding sequence ATGACCACGGCGAAGATCCGGAAAGCGATCATAGCGGACAAAACGCTCTCAATGTATGCCCACAACGTAAAGATCATCACGCTCGACGGCCAGGTCACCCTGAAAGGGCCAGTCAAATCGGAGGAGGAGAAGCAGCAGGTTGCTTCCGACGTATCTGCGCTGATCTCAGCAGATAAGCTCACGAATCAGCTCACTGTTAAACAGTAG
- a CDS encoding general stress protein encodes MSSKHVAVFGIYKTPATAEAAVDYLLSKGFTNESISVLLPDDDSTRAFAHEKSTKAPEGTATGVTTGGVIGGTLGLLAGIGALAIPGVGPLIAAGPIMGALAGLGVGGAVGGIVGALVGLGIPEYEAKRYEGAVKDGGSLLSVHCDTSEQIDAAKAALKETGAQDVASANEAGNEDTKGGRGTFGNISEGHHVSDDRIEDTIEVEEKVGTRV; translated from the coding sequence ATGTCAAGTAAACACGTTGCAGTTTTTGGTATTTACAAAACCCCCGCTACCGCAGAGGCTGCTGTAGATTACCTCCTGTCAAAAGGATTCACCAACGAATCGATCTCTGTTCTTCTCCCAGATGACGACAGCACGCGTGCCTTTGCTCACGAAAAGAGCACAAAGGCTCCTGAAGGTACTGCGACTGGTGTGACAACGGGGGGCGTCATTGGTGGGACCCTTGGCTTGCTAGCAGGGATAGGCGCCCTAGCTATCCCCGGTGTTGGTCCGCTCATTGCAGCGGGTCCGATCATGGGTGCGCTTGCGGGCCTTGGGGTCGGCGGAGCAGTTGGTGGTATCGTCGGAGCTCTTGTTGGTCTTGGCATCCCGGAATATGAAGCAAAACGCTACGAAGGCGCAGTTAAGGACGGGGGATCACTTCTTTCAGTTCACTGTGACACTTCGGAGCAGATCGACGCCGCTAAAGCTGCGCTCAAAGAAACTGGGGCCCAGGATGTTGCGTCTGCCAACGAAGCGGGCAACGAAGATACTAAAGGTGGTCGCGGAACTTTCGGAAATATATCCGAAGGACATCACGTATCAGATGATCGCATTGAAGATACGATCGAAGTCGAGGAAAAAGTAGGAACACGCGTTTAG
- a CDS encoding catalase: MSKTKKSAKNAAVDHETGAGGEFHQIAGATHPQLTNQRGLVVGDDENSLKAGERGPVLLEDHLLVEKTQHFDHERIPERIVHARGFGAKGYFELTHSLEGITKARVLTKVGVKTPVFTRFSTVAGNMGSADTARDVRGFAVKMYTDQGNWDIVGNNIPVFFIQDSIKFTDLIHAAKQEPDRGFPQAQTAHDTFWDFVSLVPESTHMLMWIMSDRAIPRSFRMMEGFGVHTFRLVNEAGDSTYVKFHWRPTLGMASIVWDEALKISGADPDFHRRDMWNAINEGNFPEWELGVQLFDEEFANKFEFDVLDATKLIPEETIPLKIIGRLVLDQNVDNYFAETEQVAFATTDVVPGIDFTNDPLLQGRNLSYIDTQLSRLGGPNYEQIPVNAPRCPMANMQRDGHMTMIPQKGRVSYSPSSLEADSPRQDPKNGFTSFRGSENGDKLRIRAESFGDHFSQALMFFNSQTEPEQNHIISAFIFELSKVETKAVRTRMLGQLVNVSPEIAQRVANGLGMLDAIKAVPAKVPVRMDLPTSDALSILKKAVPGVKTKVIGCLVEDGSDAKTILALKKAVTAAGANLKIVAPKIGGANASDGTTIEADFQLAGGSSVLFDAVYVLLSKEGATKLSREGAAVAWVHDAFVHLKVMGASAAAKPLLDAAGVIEDDGVVIGDDHKAYLNRAGQGRIWSREPGVCSVF, translated from the coding sequence ATGTCTAAGACAAAAAAGTCTGCCAAGAACGCGGCGGTAGATCATGAAACAGGTGCCGGTGGAGAATTCCATCAAATTGCGGGCGCCACGCATCCTCAACTAACAAACCAGAGAGGTCTCGTTGTCGGAGACGACGAGAATTCCCTGAAGGCCGGAGAGCGGGGGCCTGTTCTCCTTGAAGATCATTTGCTGGTCGAAAAGACCCAGCACTTTGACCATGAGCGTATTCCGGAGCGCATCGTTCATGCTCGAGGATTTGGGGCCAAAGGCTATTTTGAGCTGACTCACTCGCTGGAGGGGATTACGAAGGCGCGAGTGCTCACCAAAGTTGGCGTTAAGACTCCGGTGTTTACTCGATTTTCGACTGTTGCGGGCAACATGGGCTCTGCCGACACGGCTCGCGATGTTCGAGGCTTCGCGGTTAAGATGTACACCGATCAAGGCAATTGGGACATCGTCGGCAACAACATCCCCGTCTTTTTCATTCAGGACTCCATCAAATTTACCGATCTTATCCATGCCGCAAAGCAGGAGCCAGATCGTGGATTCCCTCAGGCCCAGACCGCACACGATACTTTTTGGGATTTTGTTTCGCTCGTTCCAGAATCCACTCATATGCTGATGTGGATCATGTCAGATCGGGCTATCCCTCGCTCCTTTAGGATGATGGAGGGCTTTGGGGTCCATACCTTTCGGCTGGTCAATGAAGCAGGGGACTCTACCTATGTGAAGTTTCACTGGCGTCCAACGCTTGGAATGGCATCGATTGTATGGGACGAAGCCCTGAAAATCTCAGGCGCGGATCCTGACTTCCATCGTCGAGATATGTGGAACGCGATCAACGAAGGGAACTTTCCAGAGTGGGAGCTTGGGGTTCAACTGTTTGACGAGGAGTTTGCGAACAAGTTCGAGTTCGATGTGCTCGACGCAACTAAACTTATCCCGGAAGAAACCATCCCGCTAAAAATTATCGGACGATTGGTGCTGGACCAGAATGTCGATAACTATTTCGCCGAGACCGAGCAGGTTGCTTTCGCTACAACCGACGTCGTTCCGGGAATTGACTTTACGAACGATCCGCTATTGCAAGGGCGTAATCTCTCCTACATAGATACCCAGCTAAGCCGCCTCGGTGGCCCAAACTACGAGCAAATTCCCGTAAACGCTCCACGCTGCCCGATGGCCAACATGCAACGAGACGGACACATGACCATGATCCCGCAAAAGGGCCGCGTTTCGTATTCGCCAAGCTCTCTTGAAGCGGACTCCCCGCGGCAGGATCCCAAGAACGGATTTACCTCGTTCCGTGGATCTGAAAACGGCGACAAGCTGCGGATTCGAGCCGAATCTTTTGGAGACCACTTCTCTCAGGCGTTGATGTTCTTCAACTCTCAGACGGAACCGGAACAGAACCACATCATCTCGGCCTTCATCTTCGAGTTGAGCAAAGTCGAAACCAAGGCAGTACGAACAAGAATGCTCGGACAACTTGTAAATGTCAGCCCGGAGATCGCCCAGAGGGTGGCCAATGGGCTCGGAATGCTTGACGCAATCAAAGCCGTCCCGGCAAAAGTTCCAGTCAGAATGGACCTTCCAACGTCTGATGCACTCAGCATCCTCAAGAAGGCGGTACCGGGAGTAAAGACCAAGGTTATCGGCTGTCTGGTAGAGGACGGGTCCGATGCAAAAACGATATTGGCTCTAAAAAAGGCCGTGACGGCTGCCGGGGCTAACCTGAAGATTGTCGCTCCGAAGATCGGAGGCGCCAACGCATCCGACGGCACCACCATTGAGGCCGACTTTCAATTAGCCGGTGGCTCTTCTGTACTCTTTGATGCAGTGTACGTGCTGCTTTCAAAGGAGGGCGCGACGAAGCTTTCCAGAGAGGGGGCTGCGGTTGCCTGGGTCCATGATGCTTTCGTTCACCTGAAGGTCATGGGCGCTTCTGCCGCGGCTAAACCACTCCTTGACGCGGCAGGTGTTATTGAGGATGACGGTGTCGTCATCGGAGACGACCACAAAGCGTATTTGAATAGAGCGGGCCAAGGAAGGATTTGGAGCCGAGAACCCGGCGTTTGCTCGGTCTTCTAA
- a CDS encoding PIG-L deacetylase family protein, which translates to MPTVVPLTPETEWLPKLRHLPNWEPPLIPTLVLAPHPDDETLGAGGLIARLCEAGVPVVVVAITDGENAYADTQNMSEIRVQEQVKALYRLGVPESKVRRLRLPDRDVSACEDRLVDSLLPMIKGGMHLVAPWKRDFHPDHEAAGRVAARVAEIRGVILTSYLFWTWHRGVPEMLEGLSVEKVLLTDAELHTKRYALEAHASQFEHADGQPILSPELLMPTQRDYEVYIR; encoded by the coding sequence ATGCCGACAGTTGTCCCTCTCACTCCAGAAACGGAATGGCTTCCAAAATTACGTCACCTACCAAATTGGGAGCCCCCACTCATCCCGACGCTCGTTCTGGCTCCGCATCCTGATGACGAAACTCTTGGAGCGGGCGGTCTTATCGCGAGACTTTGCGAGGCAGGTGTTCCGGTAGTCGTGGTGGCTATCACGGATGGAGAAAACGCCTATGCCGACACACAAAACATGAGTGAGATTCGAGTGCAGGAACAAGTTAAAGCGCTTTATCGGCTTGGCGTACCGGAATCTAAGGTTCGCCGCCTGCGGCTGCCAGATCGGGACGTATCCGCCTGCGAAGATCGGCTCGTTGATTCGCTCTTGCCGATGATAAAAGGCGGAATGCACCTTGTTGCACCGTGGAAACGCGACTTTCATCCCGACCATGAGGCGGCAGGACGAGTTGCTGCGCGAGTGGCCGAAATCAGGGGTGTCATCCTCACTTCTTACCTCTTTTGGACGTGGCATCGGGGTGTACCCGAGATGCTTGAAGGACTGTCGGTCGAAAAGGTCCTACTTACCGATGCTGAACTCCACACAAAACGTTACGCCTTGGAAGCTCATGCATCTCAATTCGAGCATGCTGACGGCCAGCCTATTCTTTCTCCCGAGCTGCTGATGCCTACTCAACGAGACTACGAGGTCTACATCCGGTGA
- a CDS encoding nodulation S family protein has translation MTIETKFESSPAFFEAKYQENTDPWDFSLSAYELGRYDAIINAISHRTYRRAFEPGCSIGVLTERLTAYCGTVDAIDFSPTAVVEAQRRCAHLLNVEIRCAALPDGVPVKNFDLLVLSEIGYYFTPQAWQQISSTLVDSIAQGATVLAAHWLGHSQDHCISGDEVHEILLAHPKLLVDHSERNQSMRLDRLVRL, from the coding sequence GTGACCATAGAAACCAAATTCGAATCGTCCCCCGCTTTCTTTGAGGCCAAATATCAGGAGAATACTGACCCCTGGGACTTTTCGCTCAGTGCTTACGAACTGGGACGTTACGACGCAATCATCAATGCGATCTCTCATCGAACTTATCGCCGGGCATTTGAACCGGGTTGTTCCATCGGTGTGCTCACAGAACGTCTAACAGCATACTGTGGCACCGTTGATGCCATTGATTTTTCGCCGACTGCTGTTGTGGAGGCTCAGAGACGATGTGCTCATCTGCTTAATGTTGAAATACGTTGCGCAGCGCTGCCAGACGGAGTGCCAGTGAAGAATTTCGATCTCCTCGTTTTGAGCGAAATAGGCTATTACTTCACCCCTCAAGCTTGGCAGCAGATCTCATCCACATTAGTCGATTCGATTGCTCAAGGCGCTACCGTTTTGGCTGCGCATTGGCTAGGCCATTCTCAGGATCATTGCATCTCAGGCGATGAGGTCCACGAGATTCTGCTTGCTCATCCGAAACTCTTGGTCGACCACTCGGAACGCAACCAAAGTATGAGGCTTGATCGGCTGGTGCGTCTGTGA
- a CDS encoding glycosyltransferase yields the protein MKAPWHIAIVIPARDEQDLLPRCLRSVQKARLTLPSHVTSDLIVVTDQSTDESFRVAQEIVQESGIVIEIEAGCVGTARALGVQLALERYEGSRKLCWLANTDADCEVPVTWLQDQMEYAKTGVAAVAGIIDVDSFIDHDSSVPDRFRLSYLIHSDGTHPHVHGANFGVRADVYLQAGGWQDLSSAEDHDLWRRLKIGIHQRISDASLCVLTSGRRIGRAPLGFADALAAHNGVTG from the coding sequence GTGAAAGCTCCTTGGCATATCGCGATCGTCATTCCGGCTCGGGATGAACAAGATCTTCTTCCCAGATGCCTTCGGTCCGTACAAAAGGCCCGTCTGACGCTGCCCTCGCACGTGACAAGCGACCTGATCGTCGTTACCGATCAGTCAACTGATGAGTCCTTCCGCGTCGCACAGGAAATCGTCCAAGAAAGCGGAATAGTCATCGAGATTGAAGCGGGCTGCGTGGGAACCGCACGGGCGCTAGGTGTGCAGCTCGCTTTAGAGCGCTACGAGGGATCAAGAAAACTCTGCTGGCTGGCGAATACTGATGCCGATTGTGAAGTACCAGTTACCTGGCTCCAGGATCAAATGGAATATGCGAAGACAGGAGTCGCCGCGGTTGCGGGCATTATCGATGTGGACTCCTTCATCGATCACGACTCCTCCGTCCCGGACAGATTCCGTCTTTCTTATTTAATCCACTCGGACGGAACTCATCCCCACGTGCATGGAGCCAACTTTGGAGTGAGAGCGGATGTGTATCTTCAGGCCGGGGGCTGGCAAGATCTTTCAAGCGCAGAAGACCATGATCTGTGGCGGCGCCTGAAAATAGGAATACACCAGCGCATATCAGATGCTAGCTTATGTGTCTTAACCAGTGGAAGAAGGATAGGGCGTGCACCACTCGGCTTCGCAGATGCTCTTGCCGCACACAATGGAGTTACGGGATGA
- a CDS encoding acyl-CoA dehydrogenase family protein: MTTDELKSRLTDVVKQKLPLPGGGRTAERHQLLAETAREDLSLAKLAEAHWDAAAILAEAGRSAEPNMLYAVWASEIPGHAVRLERTTDGFQISGEKPFCSGLGIVDRALLTVGLPHPCLIEVDLRKNSSQISYDLEVWKTEAFRNTQTGGITLHELRVSPDSLIGGPAWYLERPGFWHGACGPAACWAGGVAGLLDFALVSKRDDPHTLAHLGAMQAAVWGMYALLKQAADEIDAAPSDPKAAQIRALKVRHLIDGMGTATLQRFARAYGPYPLSMNEETASRYQEVGLYMRQSHAERDLESLGQLTLTEIIES; this comes from the coding sequence ATGACAACGGACGAGCTGAAGTCTCGACTGACAGACGTTGTTAAGCAGAAGCTGCCACTCCCGGGAGGGGGGCGTACAGCCGAGCGCCATCAGCTACTGGCCGAGACAGCGCGAGAGGATCTCAGCTTGGCGAAGCTTGCAGAAGCTCATTGGGATGCGGCGGCAATCCTCGCGGAGGCGGGACGCAGTGCTGAACCTAACATGTTATACGCGGTTTGGGCTTCTGAGATCCCAGGCCACGCAGTTCGGCTGGAGCGAACTACAGATGGTTTCCAGATCAGCGGCGAAAAGCCGTTTTGCAGCGGGCTTGGAATAGTTGATCGAGCCCTCCTCACAGTCGGGCTACCACACCCATGCCTCATCGAAGTAGACCTGAGAAAAAATTCAAGCCAGATCAGCTACGATCTGGAAGTCTGGAAGACGGAAGCTTTTCGGAACACTCAGACGGGGGGGATAACACTCCATGAATTGCGGGTGTCACCTGACTCCCTAATCGGCGGCCCAGCCTGGTACCTTGAGAGACCGGGTTTCTGGCACGGTGCCTGTGGGCCAGCGGCGTGCTGGGCTGGAGGCGTTGCCGGTCTATTAGACTTTGCCCTCGTTAGCAAACGTGACGACCCTCATACCCTGGCGCATCTTGGCGCAATGCAAGCCGCTGTTTGGGGAATGTATGCACTATTAAAGCAGGCCGCCGATGAGATTGATGCAGCCCCTTCAGATCCGAAGGCTGCACAGATTCGCGCCTTGAAGGTCCGCCATTTAATTGATGGGATGGGTACGGCGACACTTCAACGATTTGCCCGGGCGTATGGTCCCTATCCGTTATCGATGAATGAAGAGACAGCGAGTCGCTATCAGGAAGTGGGTCTATATATGCGCCAGTCCCATGCGGAACGTGACTTAGAGTCTTTGGGCCAACTAACGCTAACCGAAATCATTGAGTCCTGA
- a CDS encoding low affinity iron permease family protein: protein MDRKPIEVQVRTTNDWFGQFAASASGWLGSKWAFAGAGFVIVLWAAMGPLFSFSDTWQLVINTGTTIVTFLMVFLIQNTQNRDARAINLKLNELIRAIDKARDQMIDIENLSDLELDELQAKYEKMKAECESRPREANSGKVGDVND from the coding sequence ATGGATAGAAAACCTATTGAGGTGCAAGTGAGAACCACAAACGATTGGTTCGGGCAGTTCGCAGCTTCCGCCTCCGGCTGGCTGGGCTCGAAGTGGGCGTTCGCTGGAGCCGGCTTTGTCATTGTGCTTTGGGCCGCTATGGGTCCCCTTTTTAGCTTTTCCGATACTTGGCAATTGGTCATCAATACCGGCACGACGATTGTCACATTCCTTATGGTTTTTCTCATCCAGAACACGCAAAATCGGGATGCCCGCGCTATCAATTTAAAGCTCAATGAGCTTATTCGCGCTATTGATAAGGCTCGTGACCAGATGATAGACATTGAGAATCTGAGCGATCTAGAGCTAGACGAACTTCAAGCCAAGTACGAAAAGATGAAAGCAGAATGCGAATCGCGCCCGCGGGAAGCGAACTCGGGGAAAGTCGGGGATGTCAACGACTAG
- a CDS encoding response regulator has product MPDTNRLVFVVDDEVVIAHTLAVILNHAGFKASAFDHPDKAIAASVDLTPDLLISDVVMPGMTGVELAIHFRRTQPKCKVLLFSGQAATVDLLKKAREQGYDFDLLSKPVHPADLLVKLRS; this is encoded by the coding sequence GTGCCGGATACGAATCGTTTGGTTTTCGTAGTAGACGATGAAGTGGTGATCGCCCACACCCTTGCCGTCATTTTAAATCACGCTGGTTTTAAGGCGAGCGCATTTGATCACCCGGACAAGGCCATTGCTGCTTCTGTCGACCTGACGCCAGATCTTCTCATCAGCGATGTTGTGATGCCAGGCATGACCGGAGTTGAATTGGCTATCCACTTCCGTCGAACGCAGCCAAAGTGTAAAGTGCTGCTCTTCTCGGGACAAGCCGCGACTGTAGATCTGCTGAAAAAAGCGCGGGAGCAGGGCTACGACTTCGACCTCCTGTCCAAGCCCGTCCATCCGGCTGATCTTCTTGTAAAGCTACGAAGTTGA
- a CDS encoding sensor histidine kinase, whose protein sequence is MDSPFVSSGSFEDEGQKLKAFEENLRRYHQLALAGRLVGATMHEVNNRLAALTNLIFLARSSGQSEPQRTEYLNEADLQLRSLAEITTRSLTFIRVDAESKEVDLVDLATSALKLHREQIAKKRINVQTRSSDIARACVNKGEIFQVLTNLLLNSLDAVPHSGNLHVRVAIRSLNAIITVADNGSGIPRSIQNTLFDSFKSNKSEGNGLGLWIVREIVQGHGGAIRYRTSNRQNKSGTVFRIVLPIQRAS, encoded by the coding sequence ATGGACTCGCCCTTCGTTTCTAGCGGCTCCTTTGAGGACGAAGGTCAAAAGCTCAAAGCCTTTGAAGAGAATCTTCGACGCTATCACCAGCTTGCACTGGCGGGTAGGTTGGTCGGTGCGACCATGCATGAGGTCAACAATCGCCTCGCTGCTTTAACTAACCTTATCTTCTTGGCCAGATCGTCGGGCCAATCCGAACCACAACGCACCGAATACCTTAATGAGGCGGACCTTCAGCTCCGCAGTTTAGCGGAGATCACCACCAGAAGTCTTACGTTCATTCGTGTGGACGCGGAATCGAAAGAGGTTGATCTGGTTGATTTGGCCACGTCCGCCCTTAAACTTCATCGGGAACAGATTGCAAAAAAGAGGATTAATGTTCAGACTCGCTCATCCGATATTGCACGGGCTTGTGTGAACAAGGGTGAAATCTTTCAGGTTCTAACCAATCTTCTCTTGAATTCTTTGGACGCTGTTCCACACTCCGGAAATCTTCACGTTCGTGTTGCCATCCGCAGCTTGAACGCGATCATCACGGTTGCTGACAATGGTTCGGGAATTCCGAGATCGATCCAGAACACATTATTCGACTCGTTCAAGAGCAACAAGTCTGAAGGAAACGGTTTAGGCCTTTGGATCGTCAGAGAAATAGTTCAAGGGCACGGCGGCGCCATTCGGTACCGCACAAGCAATAGGCAAAACAAAAGCGGGACGGTCTTTCGAATTGTGTTACCGATCCAGAGAGCATCATGA
- a CDS encoding zinc-binding dehydrogenase, producing the protein MDILALASGYSHMMGGYAGGQAQYARVPFANVGPLKIESDLPDEKVLFLSDIFPTGYMAAENAQILPGDTVAVWGCGPVGQFAVASAFMLGAARVIAIDRLPERLEMARSLGAITVDYSEEDVSVLTALKDLTGGIGPDACIDAVGLEAHSAQLQGTYDKIKVALMMETDRPSVLRQAIQAVRKGGTLSVPGVYGGLLDKVPFGAAFGKGITMKMGQTNMHNYMKPLLERIEKGQIDPSYIISHRITLEQAPEMYEVWRDKKENVTKIVIDPWAEAAS; encoded by the coding sequence ATGGATATTCTGGCTCTGGCCTCTGGCTACTCGCATATGATGGGTGGCTATGCGGGCGGGCAGGCGCAGTATGCTCGTGTTCCTTTCGCGAATGTAGGTCCTTTGAAGATCGAAAGTGACCTCCCGGATGAGAAGGTGCTCTTCCTTTCCGATATTTTCCCGACCGGTTACATGGCGGCTGAGAATGCACAGATTCTGCCCGGAGATACGGTTGCGGTATGGGGTTGCGGACCTGTCGGGCAGTTCGCTGTGGCAAGCGCATTTATGCTTGGCGCTGCGCGAGTGATCGCGATTGATCGTCTTCCGGAACGTCTTGAGATGGCGAGAAGCCTCGGTGCAATTACGGTCGATTATTCTGAGGAGGATGTCAGCGTACTTACCGCACTCAAGGATCTAACCGGAGGGATAGGGCCGGACGCCTGCATTGATGCGGTAGGCCTCGAAGCTCATTCTGCACAGTTGCAAGGAACTTACGACAAGATCAAAGTCGCTTTGATGATGGAGACGGATCGGCCTAGCGTACTCCGACAGGCGATTCAGGCTGTGCGCAAGGGCGGCACGCTGTCAGTACCTGGGGTTTACGGCGGCCTCCTGGATAAAGTACCGTTTGGGGCGGCCTTTGGTAAAGGCATCACCATGAAGATGGGCCAGACGAACATGCACAACTACATGAAGCCTCTGCTTGAGCGGATCGAGAAGGGACAAATCGATCCAAGTTACATCATCTCTCATCGCATTACGCTTGAGCAGGCTCCCGAGATGTACGAGGTTTGGAGAGACAAGAAAGAAAATGTGACGAAGATCGTGATCGATCCTTGGGCAGAAGCCGCATCTTGA
- a CDS encoding alcohol dehydrogenase catalytic domain-containing protein, with amino-acid sequence MERRSQFRPVQTESQSIPHFQEPDSEEVMKAVCWMGKSKLETLTVSDPQLLNPHDAIIKVTRTAICGSDLHLYDGFIPTMESGDILGHEFMGIVEEVGKEVTNLHRGDRVVVPFTIACGNCFFCKKKIWAACDNSNPNAHLMEAAYGYSGSGLWLLAYDGWLCGRAGAVCSCSFRECRSFEDRK; translated from the coding sequence ATGGAGAGAAGGTCCCAATTCCGACCCGTTCAAACTGAGTCACAATCAATCCCACATTTTCAGGAACCTGATTCGGAGGAAGTTATGAAGGCTGTCTGTTGGATGGGTAAGAGCAAGTTAGAGACACTCACGGTATCTGACCCTCAGCTCTTGAACCCGCACGATGCAATCATTAAGGTTACGCGGACCGCAATCTGTGGCTCAGATCTGCACCTCTATGACGGATTTATTCCGACCATGGAATCAGGCGACATTCTTGGGCATGAGTTCATGGGCATTGTCGAAGAAGTGGGAAAGGAAGTGACCAATCTGCATCGAGGTGACCGCGTCGTTGTACCTTTCACGATTGCCTGTGGCAATTGTTTCTTCTGCAAAAAGAAGATTTGGGCAGCGTGTGACAATAGCAATCCAAATGCCCATCTAATGGAGGCGGCTTATGGATATTCTGGCTCTGGCCTCTGGCTACTCGCATATGATGGGTGGCTATGCGGGCGGGCAGGCGCAGTATGCTCGTGTTCCTTTCGCGAATGTAGGTCCTTTGAAGATCGAAAGTGA
- a CDS encoding SRPBCC family protein → MLIQASPSDLYAMWRDVAAASVWQEQIIHVAVTGERTSHWVMKNHDKTIEWDSEIVADEPGRRIAWQTVGEDFNSTGEVILEGAHGDRGTIVTLLQEFRMGKLASVLQAFAGRNPKQAAIENLRHFKALIETGEIPRTEGQPHGDRGISGKIKASIYGEKVPIPTRSN, encoded by the coding sequence GTGCTGATTCAGGCGAGCCCAAGTGACCTGTATGCGATGTGGCGCGACGTTGCGGCTGCATCAGTCTGGCAGGAGCAGATCATTCATGTAGCTGTAACGGGCGAACGAACCTCCCATTGGGTTATGAAGAATCACGACAAAACCATCGAATGGGATTCCGAGATTGTGGCAGACGAACCCGGGAGACGAATAGCGTGGCAAACAGTTGGTGAAGATTTCAACAGCACAGGTGAGGTGATCTTGGAGGGTGCGCACGGCGATCGCGGAACTATTGTGACGTTGCTCCAAGAATTCCGCATGGGCAAGCTTGCTAGCGTGTTGCAAGCGTTCGCGGGCCGCAACCCGAAACAGGCTGCGATTGAGAATCTGCGTCACTTCAAGGCTTTAATTGAAACCGGCGAGATTCCTAGAACCGAAGGTCAACCGCACGGAGACAGAGGCATTAGCGGAAAGATCAAGGCATCCATATATGGAGAGAAGGTCCCAATTCCGACCCGTTCAAACTGA
- a CDS encoding DUF3309 domain-containing protein, which yields MPLIVILIILLVLFGGGGYYMGPGIGYYGGGGISLILGLIVIYLLFGRGRGRL from the coding sequence ATGCCTCTAATAGTCATTCTCATCATCTTGTTAGTTCTCTTTGGCGGGGGCGGCTACTACATGGGCCCTGGAATCGGATACTACGGCGGCGGCGGCATCAGCCTGATTCTCGGGTTGATCGTCATTTACCTGCTCTTCGGTCGAGGAAGAGGTCGACTCTAA
- a CDS encoding DUF2062 domain-containing protein — protein MLVPESIREFFRCKILRPLLRQLRGGVSPRRLAWSLALGIVIGINPSVGLTTILVIMIAWAFGLNQIASQVGAHAMTPIHLLLFIPFIQLGVHLFHTSRLPLSRQQIEHLSYHPWRLIRDIWQWEWHALIVWGLVGAIAMPLIAIYLRRALVLLMRRHRTLFRSRPAQS, from the coding sequence GTGCTTGTGCCTGAGTCGATACGCGAGTTCTTTCGCTGCAAGATACTGCGCCCCCTGCTGCGCCAACTACGTGGGGGTGTATCACCCCGTCGTCTAGCGTGGAGTTTGGCACTGGGAATAGTCATAGGGATCAACCCTTCTGTGGGACTCACTACGATCCTGGTGATTATGATCGCTTGGGCTTTCGGCTTGAATCAGATCGCATCGCAGGTCGGTGCGCACGCAATGACACCCATCCACTTACTCCTGTTTATTCCGTTCATTCAGTTAGGAGTACATCTTTTTCACACTAGCCGTCTTCCGTTGAGCCGACAGCAGATCGAGCATCTGAGCTATCACCCCTGGAGACTGATTCGTGATATTTGGCAATGGGAGTGGCATGCACTTATCGTTTGGGGCCTAGTGGGTGCGATCGCGATGCCCTTGATTGCAATTTATCTCCGCCGGGCTCTGGTGCTGCTGATGCGTCGCCACCGAACTTTGTTCCGTTCTCGTCCCGCCCAGAGCTGA
- a CDS encoding response regulator: protein MENPFETQPSIFVVDDEEEIAKMFAVVLQMNLFNAVPYFDPLAALEAARISPPDYLLTDVMMPGLNGVELAMAVRAVAPRCKMLIFSGQESSGTMIEIANEQGYDFTLVLKPIHPTKMVELIRGL from the coding sequence ATGGAAAACCCGTTCGAAACGCAGCCTAGTATCTTCGTAGTCGACGACGAAGAAGAAATCGCGAAGATGTTCGCTGTCGTGTTGCAGATGAATTTGTTCAACGCCGTTCCATACTTTGACCCGCTAGCAGCGTTGGAGGCTGCAAGGATTAGTCCACCTGATTACCTATTGACCGACGTAATGATGCCGGGACTAAACGGAGTCGAACTAGCGATGGCGGTTAGGGCTGTCGCACCTAGGTGCAAGATGTTGATTTTCTCTGGACAGGAATCTTCGGGAACGATGATCGAAATTGCAAACGAACAAGGGTACGATTTCACGCTCGTCCTCAAACCGATTCACCCAACAAAGATGGTTGAATTGATACGCGGGTTATAG